One Pseudomonas sp. HOU2 genomic window carries:
- the fliF gene encoding flagellar basal-body MS-ring/collar protein FliF — translation MAEAVADNVPAKATPIDGKPPLFGLSFLENLSEMTMLRQVGLLVGLAASVAIGFAVVLWSQQPDYRPLYGSLAGMDAKQVMDTLASADIPYTVEPNSGALLVKADDLSRARMKLAAAGVTPSDGNIGFEILDKEQGLGTSQFMEATRYRRGLEGELARTISSLNNVKGARVHLAIPKSSVFVRDERKPSASVLVELYSGRSLEPGQVVAIINLVATSVPELSKSQITVVDQKGNLLSDQAENSEMTMAGKQFDYSRRMESMLTQRVHNILQPVLGNDRYKAEVSADIDFSAVESTAEQFNPDQPALRSEQSVNEQRTASNGPQGVPGALSNQPPAPASAPQTTGGAQASTGMIQPGQPLVDANGQQIMDPATGQPMLAPYPADKRQQSTKNFELDRSISHTKQQQGRLNRLSVSVVVDDQVKVNAANGETTRAPWSADELARFTRLVQDAVGFDASRGDSVSVINMPFSAERGEVVADIPFYSQPWFWDIVKQVLGVLFILVLVFGVLRPVLNNITGGGKGKELAGLGSDVELGGMGGLDGDLANDRVSLGGPQSILLPSPSEGYDAQLNAIKSLVAEDPGRVAQVVKEWINADE, via the coding sequence ATGGCAGAAGCAGTCGCCGATAACGTTCCGGCCAAGGCCACCCCGATAGACGGCAAACCGCCGCTGTTCGGCCTGTCCTTCCTGGAAAACCTCTCCGAGATGACCATGCTGCGTCAGGTGGGCCTGTTGGTCGGCCTGGCTGCGAGCGTGGCGATTGGCTTTGCCGTGGTGCTGTGGTCGCAGCAGCCGGATTACCGTCCGTTGTACGGCAGCCTTGCCGGCATGGACGCCAAGCAGGTCATGGACACCTTGGCCTCCGCCGACATCCCTTACACCGTCGAGCCGAACTCCGGCGCCTTGCTGGTCAAGGCCGACGACCTGTCCCGTGCGCGGATGAAACTCGCGGCCGCTGGTGTCACTCCCAGCGACGGCAACATCGGTTTCGAAATCCTCGACAAGGAACAGGGTCTGGGCACCAGCCAGTTCATGGAAGCGACGCGTTACCGTCGCGGCCTTGAAGGCGAACTGGCGCGCACCATCTCCAGCCTGAACAACGTCAAGGGCGCCCGCGTGCACCTGGCGATTCCGAAGAGCTCGGTGTTCGTGCGTGATGAACGCAAGCCAAGCGCTTCGGTGCTGGTCGAGTTGTACTCCGGGCGTTCGCTGGAGCCGGGTCAGGTGGTGGCGATCATCAACCTGGTGGCGACCTCCGTGCCTGAATTGAGCAAATCGCAGATCACCGTCGTCGATCAGAAGGGCAACCTGCTTTCCGATCAGGCGGAAAACTCCGAAATGACCATGGCCGGCAAGCAGTTCGATTACAGCCGCCGCATGGAGAGCATGCTCACCCAGCGCGTGCACAATATTCTGCAACCGGTACTGGGCAACGATCGGTACAAGGCTGAAGTCTCGGCCGACATTGATTTCAGTGCCGTCGAATCCACCGCCGAGCAGTTCAACCCGGACCAACCGGCGTTGCGCAGCGAGCAGTCGGTCAACGAACAACGCACCGCCAGCAATGGCCCGCAAGGTGTGCCGGGTGCGCTGAGCAACCAGCCGCCGGCGCCGGCTTCGGCCCCGCAAACCACCGGTGGTGCGCAAGCTTCTACCGGCATGATTCAGCCCGGTCAGCCACTGGTCGATGCCAACGGTCAGCAGATCATGGACCCGGCCACCGGCCAGCCGATGCTCGCGCCGTATCCGGCCGACAAGCGTCAACAATCCACCAAGAACTTCGAGCTCGACCGTTCCATCAGCCACACCAAACAGCAGCAGGGTCGCCTGAATCGTCTGTCGGTGTCGGTGGTGGTCGACGATCAGGTCAAGGTTAATGCGGCCAACGGTGAAACCACCCGCGCGCCGTGGAGCGCCGACGAATTGGCGCGCTTCACCCGTCTGGTGCAGGACGCGGTCGGCTTCGATGCCAGCCGTGGCGACAGCGTCAGTGTGATCAACATGCCATTCTCCGCCGAGCGCGGTGAAGTGGTCGCCGATATTCCGTTCTACTCCCAGCCATGGTTCTGGGACATCGTCAAACAAGTGCTGGGTGTGCTGTTCATCCTGGTGCTGGTGTTTGGTGTGCTGCGTCCGGTGTTGAACAACATCACCGGCGGCGGCAAAGGCAAGGAGCTGGCCGGTCTGGGCAGCGACGTGGAACTCGGTGGCATGGGCGGCCTGGACGGCGACCTGGCCAACGACCGCGTGAGCCTCGGTGGTCCGCAGAGCATTCTGTTGCCTAGCCCGAGCGAGGGTTACGACGCACAACTGAATGCAATCAAGAGTTTGGTGGCCGAGGATCCGGGTCGCGTGGCTCAGGTCGTGAAAGAGTGGATTAACGCAGATGAGTGA
- the fliG gene encoding flagellar motor switch protein FliG, with protein sequence MSDNRAATVKLNKVDKAAILLLSLGSTDAAQVLRHMGPKEVQRVGVAMAQMGNVHREQVEQVMSEFVDIVGDQTSLGVGSDDYVRKMLTQALGEDKANGLIDRILLGGNTSGLDSLKWMEPRAVADVIRYEHPQIQAIVVAYLDPDQAGEVLGNFDHKVRLDIILRVSSLNTVQPAALKELNQILEKQFSGNSNASRTTLGGIKRAADIMNFLDSSIEGQLMDSIREVDEDLSGQIEDLMFVFNNLADVDDRGIQALLREVSSDVLVLALKGSDEGVKEKIFKNMSKRAAELLRDDLEAKGPVRVSDVETAQKEILTIARRMAEAGEIVLGGKGGEEMI encoded by the coding sequence ATGAGTGATAACCGAGCCGCAACCGTCAAACTGAACAAGGTCGACAAAGCCGCGATTCTGCTGCTGTCCCTGGGTTCGACCGATGCCGCGCAAGTGCTGCGCCATATGGGCCCGAAAGAGGTTCAGCGTGTGGGTGTGGCCATGGCCCAGATGGGCAACGTCCATCGCGAGCAGGTCGAGCAGGTCATGAGCGAGTTCGTCGACATCGTCGGCGACCAGACCAGCCTTGGCGTCGGCTCCGACGACTACGTGCGCAAAATGCTCACCCAGGCGCTGGGTGAAGACAAGGCCAACGGCCTGATCGACCGCATCCTGCTCGGTGGCAACACCAGCGGCCTCGACAGCCTGAAGTGGATGGAACCGCGCGCGGTTGCCGACGTGATCCGTTACGAACACCCGCAGATTCAAGCGATCGTGGTGGCATACCTCGACCCGGATCAGGCCGGTGAAGTGCTCGGCAACTTCGACCACAAGGTGCGTCTGGACATCATCCTGCGCGTCTCGTCGTTGAACACCGTGCAACCGGCTGCGTTGAAAGAGCTGAACCAGATTCTCGAGAAGCAGTTCTCCGGCAACTCGAATGCCTCGCGCACCACCTTGGGCGGCATCAAGCGTGCGGCGGACATCATGAACTTCCTCGACAGCTCGATCGAAGGCCAGCTCATGGACTCGATCCGCGAAGTCGACGAAGACCTGTCCGGTCAGATCGAAGACCTCATGTTCGTGTTCAACAACCTGGCCGATGTCGACGACCGTGGCATTCAGGCGCTGTTGCGCGAAGTCTCTTCCGACGTGCTGGTGCTGGCCCTCAAGGGTTCGGACGAAGGCGTCAAGGAGAAGATCTTCAAGAACATGTCCAAGCGTGCCGCCGAACTGTTGCGCGACGACCTCGAAGCCAAAGGCCCGGTGCGCGTCAGCGACGTGGAAACCGCGCAGAAGGAAATCCTCACCATTGCCCGTCGCATGGCCGAGGCCGGCGAGATCGTGCTCGGTGGCAAGGGCGGCGAGGAAATGATCTAA